The nucleotide window TCAAATCCGTGTCCAGCGGCAGACGAATCTTGTCCGGCGCCGCATGGTCATACTGGATGGTGGGGAAATTCACCACCATCAGGTCCTTGTTCCCAATATTTTCATCCGCATGCCACACGCCTGCGGGTACATTCACCAGCTGGCGACGCTGCTCGGAAAGATAGATCTCGTTGACCTGTCCGTGCGTGGGCGAGTCTGGCCGCGCATCATACATCACCAGTTTCATCTCCCCCTGCAGCAGGCAGTAGCGGTCCTCATGACACTGGTGCATGGCCCAGCCCTTCACCCAGCCGGGGCGGATGGTGAAGTGATAGACAAACACCAGCGGATCCTCATGCCAGGCCCAGCGTGGATCGAACATCTCACAAACTGTTCCACGCTCGTCCGTGTGAAGCGTCAGATCGCGAATCTTCACCCCATGCACCAGGGCCCGGGTGGACCGCCCACTTGCATCCACACTTTGTGAATCCGCTACGGCAGCGGCAATCAAACGGTCCTGAATGTCTTCCGAGTCTGGCATGGGCATGTGCGAGCCCTGTAGTCCAAGGTGCATGGTGTGGCAATGGGAATGGATGGCTCTCGCCATCATCATCATGGCAACGACTTCGCGTTCCAAGAGGAGGCGGAAGCGAGTCGCAGGGAGCGGCACTAGCCTTAGTGCCGGCGGTGAGACTTCAGGGTGCGGAGCCACATCTCAAAGTCATGCACCATGCTTCCCTGCTTCCCTCTGTGTGATGCAAACGTGGATGACGGCACTAAGCTAGTGCCGATCCCTGCGAAACAATCACTTCGTTTCACACATGCCTACAAAAAACCGGCAGCCAGTCACCTGGCTGCCGGTTGTGAGTGAGAAAACAATCTCGGCTGTGAGATGACTATTTGGCTTTGCCCACGCTGCCCAGGTTCTTCGCGCCGTTCACCTGGGAGTTCACGCGCAGACGCAGGCCGTTGAGGCGGATGAATCCGGTCGCGTCGTCCTGGTTATAGGCCTTGGTGGGGTCCGCTTCCATCGTGGCAATGTGCGGGTTGTACAGGCTCACCGGGGACTTGCGACCCGCGGCATGGATGCCGCCCTTGAAGAGCTTCACGCGGACCGTGCCGGTGACGTTCTTCTGGCTCTCCGTGACGAGGGCCTGGATGGCGAGGCGCTCCGGCGCATACCAGAAACCGTTGTACACGAGCTCGGCATACTTCGGAATCAAGCTGTCACGCAAGTGCATGACTTCGCGGTCCATGGTGAGGCTCTCAATCTGGCGATGCGCAAAGTGCAGGATGGCGCCGCCGGGGGTCTCATAAACACCGCGGCTCTTCATGCCCACGAAGCGGTTCTCCACCATGTCCACGCGGCCCACACCGTGCTTGCCGCCCAGCTTGTTGAGCACCTGCATGACCTTGAGCGGGGACAGTTCCTTGCCGTTCACGGCCACGCAATTGCCCTTCACGAAATCAAGCGTGACGTACTCGGCCTTGTCCGGGGCGTCTTCGGGGAACACGGACAGCACGGTGAAGTAGTCCTTGTTCTTCTTGTCGCCCGCGTCGAACCACGGGTCTTCCAGGATGCCCGCCTCGTACGAGATGTGCAGGAGGTTGCGGTCCATGGAGAAGGGCTTCTTCGCGCTGGCCTGCACGGGAATCTTCTTCTCCGCGCAGTAGGCAATCATCTCGGCACGACCAGGGAACTCATTGCGGAAGCGCTCATCGCGCCAGGGGGCGATGATTTCGAGATCCGGGGCAAGCGCCGCCGTCGTGAGCTCGAAGCGCACCTGGTCATTGCCCTTGCCCGTGGCGCCGTGGCCGATGGCAGTAGCGCCTTCCTTCTTGGCGATTTCCACCATGCGCTTCGCAATGAGCGGGCGCGCAATGCTGGTGCCCAGGAAGTACTGGCCTTCATAGATGGCTCCCGCCTGCATCATCGGGTAGATGAAGTCCGCAGCGAACTCGTCCTGGAGGTCGTCGATGTAGATCTTGCTCGCGCCGGTCTGCTTGGCCTTCTTTTCAAGGCCCTTGAGCTCATCTTCCTGGCCGATGTTCGCGCAGAAGGCGATCATCTCAGCGTCATAGGTATCCTTGATCCAGGAGAGGAGCACGGAGGTGTCGAGACCGCCGGAGTATGCGAGAACGATTTTTTGTTTGGCCATGGTCGGAGAAATGAGAGGGCCGGGAAGGTTCCACAGAATGGCCCGGGCGCAAGATCG belongs to Roseimicrobium gellanilyticum and includes:
- a CDS encoding argininosuccinate synthase; translation: MAKQKIVLAYSGGLDTSVLLSWIKDTYDAEMIAFCANIGQEDELKGLEKKAKQTGASKIYIDDLQDEFAADFIYPMMQAGAIYEGQYFLGTSIARPLIAKRMVEIAKKEGATAIGHGATGKGNDQVRFELTTAALAPDLEIIAPWRDERFRNEFPGRAEMIAYCAEKKIPVQASAKKPFSMDRNLLHISYEAGILEDPWFDAGDKKNKDYFTVLSVFPEDAPDKAEYVTLDFVKGNCVAVNGKELSPLKVMQVLNKLGGKHGVGRVDMVENRFVGMKSRGVYETPGGAILHFAHRQIESLTMDREVMHLRDSLIPKYAELVYNGFWYAPERLAIQALVTESQKNVTGTVRVKLFKGGIHAAGRKSPVSLYNPHIATMEADPTKAYNQDDATGFIRLNGLRLRVNSQVNGAKNLGSVGKAK
- a CDS encoding dTDP-4-dehydrorhamnose 3,5-epimerase family protein: MEREVVAMMMMARAIHSHCHTMHLGLQGSHMPMPDSEDIQDRLIAAAVADSQSVDASGRSTRALVHGVKIRDLTLHTDERGTVCEMFDPRWAWHEDPLVFVYHFTIRPGWVKGWAMHQCHEDRYCLLQGEMKLVMYDARPDSPTHGQVNEIYLSEQRRQLVNVPAGVWHADENIGNKDLMVVNFPTIQYDHAAPDKIRLPLDTDLIPYRFRDVKGEQ